In Brevinematia bacterium, a genomic segment contains:
- a CDS encoding glycosyltransferase family 2 protein encodes MKSVSIIYVNYKTKDITLASIKSVIENTRDIDYEIILVDNNSGDGIVEEVNRLFPQVITIQSDTNLGFAGGCNLGVSQSSGKYILFLNTDTLLKENSIKVVYDFMEKNPNYGAVGVLLTDEEGRVVQSWGDFLPFRIGVKEFLLKPFLPKKMREKLNHKATDYEEFEKSFFCDREVVEVDYIIGADMFVRRDVFYEVGKFDERFFMFFEEADLQIRMRRKNYKVGIIRGTRIIHLESKSFKVSNAKRTMKMVSFLKYLRKHFPGYYVLFKPFSLIYGFAKLMMDVVLAKEYSVSENITFIKSLIFESFDFVKK; translated from the coding sequence GCATCAATAAAATCTGTCATTGAGAACACGAGAGACATAGATTACGAGATAATACTTGTAGACAACAATTCAGGAGATGGAATAGTGGAGGAAGTTAATAGACTTTTCCCACAGGTTATTACCATTCAGTCAGATACAAACCTAGGATTTGCAGGAGGATGTAATCTCGGAGTTTCTCAATCAAGCGGTAAGTATATTCTGTTTTTAAATACTGACACACTGTTGAAGGAAAACTCTATAAAGGTTGTGTATGATTTTATGGAGAAAAATCCTAATTATGGAGCAGTCGGTGTACTGCTTACTGATGAGGAGGGTAGGGTTGTTCAGTCTTGGGGTGACTTCTTGCCTTTTAGAATAGGTGTAAAGGAGTTTTTACTTAAGCCATTTTTACCTAAAAAGATGAGAGAGAAGCTGAACCATAAGGCAACTGACTATGAAGAGTTTGAAAAAAGTTTCTTTTGCGATAGAGAAGTTGTAGAAGTTGATTACATAATTGGAGCTGATATGTTTGTTAGAAGGGATGTTTTCTATGAAGTTGGTAAATTTGATGAAAGGTTTTTCATGTTCTTTGAAGAAGCTGATTTACAGATTAGAATGAGGAGGAAAAACTACAAAGTTGGAATAATAAGGGGAACAAGGATAATTCATCTAGAAAGTAAGAGTTTTAAGGTTTCCAATGCAAAAAGAACGATGAAAATGGTTTCTTTCTTGAAATATCTTAGGAAGCATTTTCCGGGATACTACGTCCTGTTTAAACCATTTTCACTTATATATGGGTTTGCGAAGCTTATGATGGATGTAGTTTTAGCTAAGGAATATTCCGTAAGTGAGAATATAACATTTATCAAAAGCCTTATTTTTGAGAGTTTTGATTTTGTAAAGAAATAA